In Myxocyprinus asiaticus isolate MX2 ecotype Aquarium Trade chromosome 8, UBuf_Myxa_2, whole genome shotgun sequence, a single genomic region encodes these proteins:
- the smim18 gene encoding small integral membrane protein 18, producing the protein MNMSSSSALIQQIYPFHDGWNVACFIILLLFVLTILSLATLALLYELLDCGCFTKNKTVRDLRRQHDEVV; encoded by the coding sequence ATGAATATGTCCAGCAGTTCTGCTTTGATCCAGCAGATCTATCCCTTCCATGATGGCTGGAATGTTGCCTGCttcatcatcctcctcctcttcgtCCTCACCATCCTCTCCCTCGCCACGCTGGCACTCCTCTACGAGCTGCTGGACTGTGGTTGCTTCACCAAGAACAAAACCGTCCGCGATCTGCGCCGCCAGCATGATGAGGTGGTTTAG